A single window of Candoia aspera isolate rCanAsp1 chromosome 3, rCanAsp1.hap2, whole genome shotgun sequence DNA harbors:
- the RGS2 gene encoding regulator of G-protein signaling 2: MQGVMFLAFQHDCNRMEKSTSHCQSKEEKKGKMKKTIIKDWKSRLNYFLQNSSNSTNAKANKGQQKTCFRPSPEEAQLWSETFDELLASKYGLVAFRAFLKSEFCEENIDFWLACEDFKKIKSPQKLTAKAKKIYSDFIEKEAPKEINIDFQTKDSIAQSIQEATHTCFSAAQKRVYSLMENNSYPRFLESEFYQELCRKSPISRDPQAT, encoded by the exons ATGCAGGGTGTCATGTTTCTGGCGTTCCAGCACGACTGCAACCGAATGGAGAAAAGCACTAGCCATTGCCAgagcaaagaagagaaaaagggcaAGATGAAAAAAACCAT cATAAAAGATTGGAAATCAAGATTGAATTACTTTCTGCAGAACTCCTCCAATTCTACCAATGCAAAGGCTAACAAAGGACAACAAAAGACATGTTTTAG acctTCTCCTGAAGAAGCTCAGCTGTGGTCAGAAACATTTGATGAACTCCTAGCTAGCAAAT ATGGTCTGGTAGCTTTCAGAGCTTTCCTGAAATCAGAGTTTTGTGAAGAGAACATTGACTTCTGGTTGGCTTGTGAAGATTTCAAGAAAATCAAGTCCCCACAAAAACTCACAGCCAAGGCTAAGAAGATTTACAGTGACTTTATTGAAAAAGAAGCTCCTAAGGAG ATCAACATAGACTTTCAGACCAAAGACAGTATTGCTCAGAGCATCCAAGAAGCCACACACACGTGCTTCAGTGCAGCTCAGAAGAGAGTCTATAGCTTAATGGAGAACAATTCTTACCCTCGGTTCTTGGAATCCGAATTCTACCAGGAGTTATGCCGAAAGTCACCAATCAGCAGAGACCCTCAAGCAACATGA